From the Borrelia puertoricensis genome, one window contains:
- the rsmI gene encoding 16S rRNA (cytidine(1402)-2'-O)-methyltransferase: MLYIVGTPIGNLGDITYRAIDILRLVDVVFAEDTRVAKRLLSHYGIVKKLISCNAVIEHKRIGLLLEYLSNGKSVAFVSDAGTPCLSDPGGLLVDAAFKNGHKVFPIPGVSSLNAVISVNPFKDKVVVFEGFLPNKGIKRIKRIEELYHRGDAFVLLESSHRILKLLFEISLVNLDANVLVGREMTKLYEEYKIGKPLELKKYFEENNKSKGEFTVLVSRKSKS; the protein is encoded by the coding sequence GTGTTATACATTGTGGGAACACCTATAGGTAATTTAGGTGATATTACATATCGTGCAATTGATATTTTAAGATTAGTTGATGTTGTATTTGCTGAGGATACGAGAGTTGCTAAGAGACTTTTATCTCATTATGGTATAGTTAAAAAATTAATTTCTTGTAATGCTGTCATAGAGCATAAGAGAATTGGTTTGTTATTGGAATACTTGTCTAATGGAAAAAGTGTGGCTTTCGTTAGTGATGCGGGCACTCCTTGTCTTAGTGATCCTGGTGGTTTGCTTGTTGATGCGGCATTTAAAAATGGGCATAAAGTTTTTCCTATTCCAGGTGTTAGTTCTTTGAATGCAGTTATTAGTGTAAATCCTTTTAAAGATAAAGTTGTAGTGTTTGAAGGATTTTTGCCAAACAAAGGAATTAAAAGGATCAAAAGGATTGAGGAACTTTATCATAGGGGTGATGCATTTGTTCTTCTTGAATCCAGTCATAGAATTTTGAAGTTATTATTTGAAATTTCTTTAGTAAATTTAGATGCTAATGTTCTTGTTGGTCGTGAGATGACAAAATTATATGAGGAATATAAAATTGGTAAACCTTTAGAGCTTAAGAAATATTTTGAAGAAAATAACAAAAGTAAGGGAGAATTTACGGTTTTGGTTAGCAGGAAGTCTAAAAGTTAA
- a CDS encoding DUF1893 domain-containing protein translates to MISGLNPTLKLFKEHRILYSNMERGLKPLLEVDNFINKYIQNKEGLEIYDKVVGKAAAVIIYNIGLQNVQAGVISQPAKDFLESRGIRVGFKRLVEKINDKTENLIESLENPEEVYKYLIKRGIIVSNS, encoded by the coding sequence ATGATATCAGGGTTAAATCCTACATTAAAATTGTTTAAGGAACATAGAATACTTTACTCTAATATGGAAAGAGGTCTAAAACCTCTCTTGGAAGTTGATAATTTTATTAATAAATACATTCAAAATAAAGAGGGTTTAGAAATTTATGATAAGGTTGTAGGCAAGGCCGCTGCTGTTATTATTTACAATATTGGGCTTCAAAATGTTCAGGCAGGTGTTATTTCTCAACCGGCAAAAGACTTTTTGGAAAGTAGAGGAATAAGAGTAGGTTTTAAAAGATTAGTAGAGAAGATAAATGATAAAACTGAGAACTTGATTGAAAGCTTAGAAAATCCAGAAGAAGTTTATAAGTACCTGATTAAAAGAGGAATTATTGTAAGTAATTCTTAA